A DNA window from Chiroxiphia lanceolata isolate bChiLan1 chromosome 6, bChiLan1.pri, whole genome shotgun sequence contains the following coding sequences:
- the LOC116788257 gene encoding aldehyde dehydrogenase family 3 member B1-like yields the protein MGEVPSHPIPALVPTASPMEAGPNPARPWPWGPATGPTAFRGPRASAVPTWTRAPAAPAQLPSTTTLSMETGSSFQQLGMQQPLEPPGQQPLGYGRCSTAGSDPGKDVGKAAGCSGGSGIGKGPVPLVCSTVSGNPYAGLVSHLRASWLSGKTRPLEYRTAQLEALGRFLDDKKEEILEATAADMGKPSFEAYFSEILLCKNELNVTLNNLCHWVKDEHVDKNLVMQLDSAFIRKDPYGVVLIISPWNYPIHLFLVPLIGAIAAGNCVIVKPSEISKNTERLVAETLSCYLDNDCFAVVTGGVQESTRLLENKFDYIFFTGSPRVGRIVMTAAAKHLTPVTLELGGKNPCYVSDTCDIPNVARRVVWGRFFNAGQTCIAPDYLLCSLEMQEKLMPALREAIVEFFGPNPQESPDFGRIVGDKQFQRVRKLLSSGRVAIGGQTDEAERYIAPTILADVQPSDPVMQEEIFGPILPIVVVANMDEAIDFINARPRPLAIYAFSCDSKVVNQVLERTSSGGFCGNDTLMHVSLTSLPFGGIGNSGLGRYHGKFTFDTFSHHRGCLHRSMGLEAINAPRYPPYTQQKLGLLTAAFEVKRRGTCTLL from the exons ATGGGGGAggtcccatcccatcctatcccagcccttgtccccactgccagccccatgGAGGCGGGGCCCAATCCTGCCCGCCCCTGGCCGTGGGGCCCAGCCACTGGCCCCACAGCATTTAGGGGCCCCCgagcctcagcagtgcccaccTGGACTcgtgctcctgcagcccctgcgCAGCTCCCAAG caccaccacactCTCCATGGAGACCGGCAGCTCCTTCCAACAGCTTGGCATGCAGCAGCCCCTCGAGCCCCCcgggcagcagcccctgggctACGGCAGGTGCAGCACCGCGGGCAGTGATCCCGGCAAAGACGttgggaaagctgctgggtGCAGTGGAGGTAGTGGGATCGGGAAGGGACCAGTGCCGTTGGTCTGCAGCACTGTAAG cGGGAACCCCTATGCTGGGCTGGTGAGCCACCTGCGGGCATCCTGGCTCTCCGGGAAGACACGGCCCTTGGAATACCGCACGGCCCAGCTGGAGGCCCTGGGACGCTTCCTGGATGATAAGAAGGAGGAGATCCTGGAGGCCACCGCTGCGGACATGGGCAAG CCATCCTTTGAGGCTTACTTCAGCGAGATCCTCCTCTGCAAGAACGAGCTCAACGTCACCCTCAACAACCTGTGCCACTGGGTGAAGGACGAGCACGTGGACAAGAATCTG GTGATGCAGCTGGACTCTGCCTTCATCCGCAAGGATCCGTACGGGGTGGTGCTCATCATATCACCCTGGAACTACCCCATCCACCTTTTCCTGGTGCCCCTCATCGGGGCCATCGCTGCTG GGAACTGCGTCATTGTCAAACCCTCAGAGATATCCAAGAACACCGAGAGACTCGTTGCTGAAACGCTGAGCTGTTACCTGGACAAT GACTGCTTTGCTGTGGTGACTGGGGGTGTGCAGGAGAGCACAAGGCTGCTGGAGAACAAGTTCGACTACATCTTCTTCACAG GCAGCCCCCGGGTGGGACGGATCGTGATGACGGCCGCTGCCAAGCACCTGACCCCAGTGACGCTGGAGCTGGGGGGCAAGAACCCCTGCTACGTGTCCGACACCTGCGACATACCCAACGTGGCTCGGCGCGTGGTCTGGGGCCGCTTCTTCAACGCGGGGCAGACCTGCATCGCGCCTGACtacctgctctgcagcctggagaTGCAGGAGAAGCTCATGCCTGCCCTGCGTGAGGCCATCGTGGAGTTCTTTGGCCCCAACCCCCAGGAATCCCCGGATTTTGGGCGCATTGTGGGGGACAAGCAGTTCCAGCGGGTGCGGAAGCTGCTGAGCAGCGGGCGCGTGGCCATCGGGGGACAGACGGACGAGGCCGAGCGCTACATCG CTCCCACGATCCTGGCAGACGTGCAGCCCTCGGACCCTGTCATGCAGGAGGAGATCTTCGGGCCCATCCTGCCCATCGTCGTCGTGGCCAACATGGATGAAGCCATTGACTTCATCAACGCGCGGCCGCGGCCCTTGGCCATCTACGCCTTCTCCTGTGACAGCAAG gtGGTGAACCAGGTCCTGGAGCGGACGAGCAGCGGCGGCTTCTGCGGCAACGACACCCTGATGCACGTGTCGCTGACCTCGCTTCCCTTCGGAGGGATTG GGAACAGCGGCCTGGGAAGATACCACGGGAAGTTCACCTTCGACACCTTCTCCCACCACCGGGGCTGCCTGCACCGGAGCATGGGGCTGGAGGCCATCAACGCCCCGCGCTACCCGCCCTACACCCAGCAGAAACTGGGGCTCCTCACGGCCGCCTTCGAGGTCAAGCGCAGGGGCACCTGCACTCTGCTCTGA
- the UNC93B1 gene encoding protein unc-93 homolog B1 isoform X2, whose product MEKDPDCCQDGAKMVPGAGLGTEGTETQLDDFVGAHPDYNEEEEEQKYFRRKRLGVIKNVVAASLAGTLTYGVYLGLLQMQLILHYDETYREVKYSNIQLEDIDHKVLMGINVTPVAALLYTPILIRFFGTKWAMFLAVGIYALFVSSNYWERYYTLVPSAVAIGMVIVPLWASMGNYITRMAQKYYEYVNYKEEQEKVRAPRDACNAYIIIFQTIFYSCFHLSFVCAQMPMVFFLNNYLYQLNHTLFAVKHCGTLSHGTLPGFNKTVLQSLPRSVNLIVVESALMAAAFLAMLVVSARWEGTVPGWARAAPHLWHSAGAVAVRRRVPAHGGDRHAQHRLGQHLPAALQAHAGLSPAAPPAALHLQRLRGALCLHRILPELRRVYPGAGEVGVSPHGLRLLCLGVLQPGPEHAAPTPANPAPGWGRHPCRTPGAALLLGAGAPAAGTGTAALLRCRALGHGQHPQQDRNQHPPGNAVQEQGAPRLHLHHLPLVAGPGHLRRLPVVRAAHEGQAVHAAADAGGGGGDVPVDGAEAGTACGIPAAPPAAPTPQALRVPLPGRGQLGRDRLRGRRGPAGWQGEPGRGCPRRRAAQRGRGAAGIGTAWPRPALSAERGHCPPWGCPNPPPSGPQTPSGQACSPPSKAAHSAPRSGPQAPRLTCRPPGRLTDPQTVVQTPR is encoded by the exons ATGGAGAAGGACCCCGACTGCTGCCAAGATGGAGCCAAGATGGTGccaggtgctgggctgggcactgaGGGGACAGAGACACAG CTGGACGATTTTGTGGGTGCTCACCCCGACTacaatgaggaggaggaggagcagaagtACTTCCGCCGCAAGCGTCTCGGTGTCATCAAGAATGTGGTGGCCGCCAGTCTGGCGGGCACCCTCACCTACGGCGTATACCTGG GCCTGCTGCAGATGCAGCTGATCCTTCACTATGACGAGACCTACCGGGAGGTGAAGTACAGCAACATCCAGCTGGAGGACATCGACCACAAGGTGCTGATGGGCATCAACGTCACGCCCGTGGCGGCGCTGCTCTACACACCCATCCTCATCAG GTTTTTCGGCACCAAGTGGGCCATGTTCCTGGCAGTGGGCATCTACGCCCTCTTCGTCTCCAGCAACTACTGGGAGCGCTACTACACCTTGGTGCCCTCCGCCGTGGCCATCGGCATGGTCATCGTGCCCCTCTGGGCCTCCATGGGCAACTACATCACACG GATGGCCCAGAAGTACTACGAGTATGTCAACTacaaggaggagcaggagaaggtgcGGGCACCGCGGGACGCTTGCAACGCCTACATCATCATCTTCCAGACCATCTTCTACTCCTGCTTCCAC TTGAGCTTCGTCTGCGCTCAGATGCCCATGGTCTTCTTCCTCAACAACTACCTGTACCAGCTCAACCACACGCTGTTTGCAGTGAAGCACTGCG GGACCCTGAGCCACGGCACGCTGCCCGGCTTCAACAAGacagtgctgcagagcctgcCCCGCAGCGTCAACCTCATCGTGGTGGAGAGCGCGTTGATGGCCGCCGCCTTCCTCGCCATGCTGGTGGTGAGTGCCAGGTGGGAGGGGACCGTGCCAGGCTGGGCGAGGGCAGCACCTCACCTTTGGCACTCGGCAGGTGCTGTTGCTGTGCGGCGCCGCGTACCGGCCCATGGAGGAGATCGACATGCGCAGCATCGGCTGGGGCAACATCTTCCAGCTGCCCTTCAAGCACATGCGGGACTATcgcctgcagcacctcctgccgCTCTTCATCTACAGCGGCTTCGAGGTGCTCTTTGTCTGCACCGGATTCTCCCTG AACTACGGCGTGTGTACCCTGGGGCTGGAGAAGTTGGCGTATCTCCTCATGGCCTACGGCTTCTCTGCCTCGgtgtgctccagcctggccctgagcaTGCTGCGCCTACGCCGGCAAATCCCGCTCCTGGCTGGGGCCGTCATCCATGCCGGACTCCTGGTGCTGCTCTTCTGCTGGGCGCCGGAGCCCCggcagcaggcacaggcacCGCTGCTCTACTTCGTTGCCGCGCTCTGGGGCACGGGCAGCACCCTCAACAAGACCGGAATCAGCA TCCTCCTGGGAATGCTGTACAAGAACAAGGAGCGCCAAGACTTCATCTTCACCATCTACCACTGGTGGCAGGCCCTGGCCATCTTCGCCGTCTACCTGTGGTCCGGGCTGCCCATGAAG GCCAAGCTGTCCATGCTGCTGCTGACGCTGGTGGTGGCGGTGGGGACGTACCTGTGGATGGAGCGGAAGCTGGCACGGCGTGTGGAATACCGGCTGCCCCGCCTGCCGCGCCCACGCCACAAGCCCTGCGGGTACCGCTACCTGGAAGAGGACAACTCGGACGAGACCGGCTCCGAGGACGGCGGGGACCAGCAGGATGGCAGGGAGAGCCCGGCAGGGGCTGCCCGCGGCGACGAGCAGCCCAGAGAGGGCGGGGAGCAGCTGGGATAGGGACAGCCTGGCCCCGCCCTGCCCTCAGCGCCGAGCGGGGCCATTGCCCTCCCTGGGGAtgccccaaccccccccccagtgggccccaaaccccctcaggtCAGGCTTGCAGCCCCCCCAGCAAAGCAGCCCACAGTGCCCCCAGGTCAGGTCCGCAGGCCCCCAGACTGACCTGCAGACCCCCAGGGAGGCTCACAGACCCCCAGACTGTGGTACAGACCCCCAGGTAG
- the UNC93B1 gene encoding protein unc-93 homolog B1 isoform X3, which yields MEKDPDCCQDGAKMVPGAGLGTEGTETQLDDFVGAHPDYNEEEEEQKYFRRKRLGVIKNVVAASLAGTLTYGVYLGLLQMQLILHYDETYREVKYSNIQLEDIDHKVLMGINVTPVAALLYTPILIRFFGTKWAMFLAVGIYALFVSSNYWERYYTLVPSAVAIGMVIVPLWASMGNYITRMAQKYYEYVNYKEEQEKVRAPRDACNAYIIIFQTIFYSCFHLSFVCAQMPMVFFLNNYLYQLNHTLFAVKHCGTLSHGTLPGFNKTVLQSLPRSVNLIVVESALMAAAFLAMLVVLLLCGAAYRPMEEIDMRSIGWGNIFQLPFKHMRDYRLQHLLPLFIYSGFEVLFVCTGFSLNYGVCTLGLEKLAYLLMAYGFSASVCSSLALSMLRLRRQIPLLAGAVIHAGLLVLLFCWAPEPRQQAQAPLLYFVAALWGTGSTLNKTGISILLGMLYKNKERQDFIFTIYHWWQALAIFAVYLWSGLPMKAKLSMLLLTLVVAVGTYLWMERKLARRVEYRLPRLPRPRHKPCGYRYLEEDNSDETGSEDGGDQQDGRESPAGAARGDEQPREGGEQLG from the exons ATGGAGAAGGACCCCGACTGCTGCCAAGATGGAGCCAAGATGGTGccaggtgctgggctgggcactgaGGGGACAGAGACACAG CTGGACGATTTTGTGGGTGCTCACCCCGACTacaatgaggaggaggaggagcagaagtACTTCCGCCGCAAGCGTCTCGGTGTCATCAAGAATGTGGTGGCCGCCAGTCTGGCGGGCACCCTCACCTACGGCGTATACCTGG GCCTGCTGCAGATGCAGCTGATCCTTCACTATGACGAGACCTACCGGGAGGTGAAGTACAGCAACATCCAGCTGGAGGACATCGACCACAAGGTGCTGATGGGCATCAACGTCACGCCCGTGGCGGCGCTGCTCTACACACCCATCCTCATCAG GTTTTTCGGCACCAAGTGGGCCATGTTCCTGGCAGTGGGCATCTACGCCCTCTTCGTCTCCAGCAACTACTGGGAGCGCTACTACACCTTGGTGCCCTCCGCCGTGGCCATCGGCATGGTCATCGTGCCCCTCTGGGCCTCCATGGGCAACTACATCACACG GATGGCCCAGAAGTACTACGAGTATGTCAACTacaaggaggagcaggagaaggtgcGGGCACCGCGGGACGCTTGCAACGCCTACATCATCATCTTCCAGACCATCTTCTACTCCTGCTTCCAC TTGAGCTTCGTCTGCGCTCAGATGCCCATGGTCTTCTTCCTCAACAACTACCTGTACCAGCTCAACCACACGCTGTTTGCAGTGAAGCACTGCG GGACCCTGAGCCACGGCACGCTGCCCGGCTTCAACAAGacagtgctgcagagcctgcCCCGCAGCGTCAACCTCATCGTGGTGGAGAGCGCGTTGATGGCCGCCGCCTTCCTCGCCATGCTGGTG GTGCTGTTGCTGTGCGGCGCCGCGTACCGGCCCATGGAGGAGATCGACATGCGCAGCATCGGCTGGGGCAACATCTTCCAGCTGCCCTTCAAGCACATGCGGGACTATcgcctgcagcacctcctgccgCTCTTCATCTACAGCGGCTTCGAGGTGCTCTTTGTCTGCACCGGATTCTCCCTG AACTACGGCGTGTGTACCCTGGGGCTGGAGAAGTTGGCGTATCTCCTCATGGCCTACGGCTTCTCTGCCTCGgtgtgctccagcctggccctgagcaTGCTGCGCCTACGCCGGCAAATCCCGCTCCTGGCTGGGGCCGTCATCCATGCCGGACTCCTGGTGCTGCTCTTCTGCTGGGCGCCGGAGCCCCggcagcaggcacaggcacCGCTGCTCTACTTCGTTGCCGCGCTCTGGGGCACGGGCAGCACCCTCAACAAGACCGGAATCAGCA TCCTCCTGGGAATGCTGTACAAGAACAAGGAGCGCCAAGACTTCATCTTCACCATCTACCACTGGTGGCAGGCCCTGGCCATCTTCGCCGTCTACCTGTGGTCCGGGCTGCCCATGAAG GCCAAGCTGTCCATGCTGCTGCTGACGCTGGTGGTGGCGGTGGGGACGTACCTGTGGATGGAGCGGAAGCTGGCACGGCGTGTGGAATACCGGCTGCCCCGCCTGCCGCGCCCACGCCACAAGCCCTGCGGGTACCGCTACCTGGAAGAGGACAACTCGGACGAGACCGGCTCCGAGGACGGCGGGGACCAGCAGGATGGCAGGGAGAGCCCGGCAGGGGCTGCCCGCGGCGACGAGCAGCCCAGAGAGGGCGGGGAGCAGCTGGGATAG
- the UNC93B1 gene encoding protein unc-93 homolog B1 isoform X1 — protein sequence MEKDPDCCQDGAKMVPGAGLGTEGTETQLDDFVGAHPDYNEEEEEQKYFRRKRLGVIKNVVAASLAGTLTYGVYLGLLQMQLILHYDETYREVKYSNIQLEDIDHKVLMGINVTPVAALLYTPILIRFFGTKWAMFLAVGIYALFVSSNYWERYYTLVPSAVAIGMVIVPLWASMGNYITRMAQKYYEYVNYKEEQEKVRAPRDACNAYIIIFQTIFYSCFHLSFVCAQMPMVFFLNNYLYQLNHTLFAVKHCGTLSHGTLPGFNKTVLQSLPRSVNLIVVESALMAAAFLAMLVVLLLCGAAYRPMEEIDMRSIGWGNIFQLPFKHMRDYRLQHLLPLFIYSGFEVLFVCTGFSLNYGVCTLGLEKLAYLLMAYGFSASVCSSLALSMLRLRRQIPLLAGAVIHAGLLVLLFCWAPEPRQQAQAPLLYFVAALWGTGSTLNKTGISILLGMLYKNKERQDFIFTIYHWWQALAIFAVYLWSGLPMKVSPRCASAQPWDVPSSLDPKPRCAAGQAVHAAADAGGGGGDVPVDGAEAGTACGIPAAPPAAPTPQALRVPLPGRGQLGRDRLRGRRGPAGWQGEPGRGCPRRRAAQRGRGAAGIGTAWPRPALSAERGHCPPWGCPNPPPSGPQTPSGQACSPPSKAAHSAPRSGPQAPRLTCRPPGRLTDPQTVVQTPR from the exons ATGGAGAAGGACCCCGACTGCTGCCAAGATGGAGCCAAGATGGTGccaggtgctgggctgggcactgaGGGGACAGAGACACAG CTGGACGATTTTGTGGGTGCTCACCCCGACTacaatgaggaggaggaggagcagaagtACTTCCGCCGCAAGCGTCTCGGTGTCATCAAGAATGTGGTGGCCGCCAGTCTGGCGGGCACCCTCACCTACGGCGTATACCTGG GCCTGCTGCAGATGCAGCTGATCCTTCACTATGACGAGACCTACCGGGAGGTGAAGTACAGCAACATCCAGCTGGAGGACATCGACCACAAGGTGCTGATGGGCATCAACGTCACGCCCGTGGCGGCGCTGCTCTACACACCCATCCTCATCAG GTTTTTCGGCACCAAGTGGGCCATGTTCCTGGCAGTGGGCATCTACGCCCTCTTCGTCTCCAGCAACTACTGGGAGCGCTACTACACCTTGGTGCCCTCCGCCGTGGCCATCGGCATGGTCATCGTGCCCCTCTGGGCCTCCATGGGCAACTACATCACACG GATGGCCCAGAAGTACTACGAGTATGTCAACTacaaggaggagcaggagaaggtgcGGGCACCGCGGGACGCTTGCAACGCCTACATCATCATCTTCCAGACCATCTTCTACTCCTGCTTCCAC TTGAGCTTCGTCTGCGCTCAGATGCCCATGGTCTTCTTCCTCAACAACTACCTGTACCAGCTCAACCACACGCTGTTTGCAGTGAAGCACTGCG GGACCCTGAGCCACGGCACGCTGCCCGGCTTCAACAAGacagtgctgcagagcctgcCCCGCAGCGTCAACCTCATCGTGGTGGAGAGCGCGTTGATGGCCGCCGCCTTCCTCGCCATGCTGGTG GTGCTGTTGCTGTGCGGCGCCGCGTACCGGCCCATGGAGGAGATCGACATGCGCAGCATCGGCTGGGGCAACATCTTCCAGCTGCCCTTCAAGCACATGCGGGACTATcgcctgcagcacctcctgccgCTCTTCATCTACAGCGGCTTCGAGGTGCTCTTTGTCTGCACCGGATTCTCCCTG AACTACGGCGTGTGTACCCTGGGGCTGGAGAAGTTGGCGTATCTCCTCATGGCCTACGGCTTCTCTGCCTCGgtgtgctccagcctggccctgagcaTGCTGCGCCTACGCCGGCAAATCCCGCTCCTGGCTGGGGCCGTCATCCATGCCGGACTCCTGGTGCTGCTCTTCTGCTGGGCGCCGGAGCCCCggcagcaggcacaggcacCGCTGCTCTACTTCGTTGCCGCGCTCTGGGGCACGGGCAGCACCCTCAACAAGACCGGAATCAGCA TCCTCCTGGGAATGCTGTACAAGAACAAGGAGCGCCAAGACTTCATCTTCACCATCTACCACTGGTGGCAGGCCCTGGCCATCTTCGCCGTCTACCTGTGGTCCGGGCTGCCCATGAAGGTGAGCCCCAGGTGCgcctcagcccagccctgggacgTTCCAAGCTCTCTGGATCCCAAACCTCGCTGTGCCGCAGGCCAAGCTGTCCATGCTGCTGCTGACGCTGGTGGTGGCGGTGGGGACGTACCTGTGGATGGAGCGGAAGCTGGCACGGCGTGTGGAATACCGGCTGCCCCGCCTGCCGCGCCCACGCCACAAGCCCTGCGGGTACCGCTACCTGGAAGAGGACAACTCGGACGAGACCGGCTCCGAGGACGGCGGGGACCAGCAGGATGGCAGGGAGAGCCCGGCAGGGGCTGCCCGCGGCGACGAGCAGCCCAGAGAGGGCGGGGAGCAGCTGGGATAGGGACAGCCTGGCCCCGCCCTGCCCTCAGCGCCGAGCGGGGCCATTGCCCTCCCTGGGGAtgccccaaccccccccccagtgggccccaaaccccctcaggtCAGGCTTGCAGCCCCCCCAGCAAAGCAGCCCACAGTGCCCCCAGGTCAGGTCCGCAGGCCCCCAGACTGACCTGCAGACCCCCAGGGAGGCTCACAGACCCCCAGACTGTGGTACAGACCCCCAGGTAG
- the MAX gene encoding protein max isoform X2: MRGAGCCCGGAARGFTRAGAMSDNDDIEVESDEEQPRFQSAADKRAHHNALERKRRDHIKDSFHSLRDSVPSLQGEKASRAQILDKATEYIQYMRRKNHTHQQDIDDLKRQNALLEQQVRALEKARSSAQLQASYPADNSLYTNPKGSAISAFDGGSDSSSDSEPDEPQSRKKLRMEAS, translated from the exons ATGCGCGGTGCGGGCTGTTGTTGTGGCGGCGCGGCCCGCGGCTTCACCCGGGCGGGAGCGATGAGCGACAACGATGACATCGAGGTGGAGAGCGAC GAGGAGCAGCCGAGGTTCCAGTCCGCG GCCGACAAACGGGCTCATCACAACGCGCTGGAGCGCAAGCGCAGGGACCACATCAAGGACAGCTTCCACAGCCTGCGGGATTCCGTGCCCTCGCTCCAGGGAGAGAAG GCATCCCGGGCCCAAATCCTGGATAAAGCCACAGAGTACATCCAGTACATGCGCCGGAAAAACCACACACACCAGCAGGACATCGACGACCTCAAGCGGCAGAACGcgctgctggagcagcaag TGCGTGCGCTGGAGAAGGCCCGCTCCAGTGCCCAGCTCCAGGCCAGCTACCCTGCGGACAACAGCCTCTACACCAACCCCAAGGGCAGCGCCATCTCCGCCTTCGACGGCGGCTCCGACTCCAGCTCCGACTCGGAGCCCGACGAGCCGCAGAGCAGGAAGAAGCTGCGCATGGAGGCCAGTTAG
- the MAX gene encoding protein max isoform X1 encodes MRGAGCCCGGAARGFTRAGAMSDNDDIEVESDEEQPRFQSAADKRAHHNALERKRRDHIKDSFHSLRDSVPSLQGEKQQASRAQILDKATEYIQYMRRKNHTHQQDIDDLKRQNALLEQQVRALEKARSSAQLQASYPADNSLYTNPKGSAISAFDGGSDSSSDSEPDEPQSRKKLRMEAS; translated from the exons ATGCGCGGTGCGGGCTGTTGTTGTGGCGGCGCGGCCCGCGGCTTCACCCGGGCGGGAGCGATGAGCGACAACGATGACATCGAGGTGGAGAGCGAC GAGGAGCAGCCGAGGTTCCAGTCCGCG GCCGACAAACGGGCTCATCACAACGCGCTGGAGCGCAAGCGCAGGGACCACATCAAGGACAGCTTCCACAGCCTGCGGGATTCCGTGCCCTCGCTCCAGGGAGAGAAG CAACAGGCATCCCGGGCCCAAATCCTGGATAAAGCCACAGAGTACATCCAGTACATGCGCCGGAAAAACCACACACACCAGCAGGACATCGACGACCTCAAGCGGCAGAACGcgctgctggagcagcaag TGCGTGCGCTGGAGAAGGCCCGCTCCAGTGCCCAGCTCCAGGCCAGCTACCCTGCGGACAACAGCCTCTACACCAACCCCAAGGGCAGCGCCATCTCCGCCTTCGACGGCGGCTCCGACTCCAGCTCCGACTCGGAGCCCGACGAGCCGCAGAGCAGGAAGAAGCTGCGCATGGAGGCCAGTTAG
- the LOC116788279 gene encoding protein farnesyltransferase subunit beta-like, translating to MAGAAPGPGGRRRLRDDGLRTCTSAEQSKVEDIVQEVYDAYKTNHHSSQYVLQREKHFHYLKRGLRQLTEAYECLDASRPWLCYWILHSLELLDEPIPESVASDVCQFLRRCQSPQGGFGGGPGQHPHLAPTYAAVNALCIIGTEEAFGIIDRKKLLEYLYSLKQPDGSFLMHVGGEVDVRSAYCAASVASLTNILTPALFSGTAEWIARCQNWEGGIGGVPGMEAHGGYTFCGMAALVILQQEHLLNLRSLLHWVTGRQMCFEGGFQGRCNKLVDGCYSFWQAGLLPLLHRALHARGDTALSMAHWMFDQLALQEYILLCCQCPAGGLLDKPGKSRDFYHTCYCLSGLAIAQHFGSGDLHNEVVLGIPENCLQPTHPVYNIAPEKVARAVMHFLQYPVPSLDPAPTAD from the exons ATGGCGGGAGCGGCCCCCGGgcccggcgggcggcggcggctgcgggaCGACGGGCTGCGCACCTGCACCTCCGCCGAGCAG TCTAAAGTGGAGGACATTGTGCAGGAGGTCTATGATGCCTACAAGACAAACCATCACTCCTCGCA GTACGTCCTGCAGCGGGAGAAGCATTTCCATTACCTGAAGAGAGGCCTCCGGCAGCTCACCGAAGCCTACGAG tGTCTGGATGCCAGCCGCCCCTGGCTCTGCTACTGGAtcctgcacagcctggagctgctggatgagCCCATCCCGGAGTCGGTGGCCTCTGA CGTCTGCCAATTCCTGAGGCGCTGCCAGAGCCCCCAGGGTGGATTTGGAGGGGGTCCCGGGCAGCACCCCCACCTCGCCCCCACCTACGCCGCCGTCAACGCGCTCTGCATCATCGGCACCGAGGAGGCCTTCGGCATCATCGACAG GAAGAAGCTCCTGGAATACCTGTACTCTTTGAAGCAGCCGGATGGCTCCTTCCTCATGCACGTGGGTGGAGAGGTGGATGTCAG GAGTGCCTACTGTGCCGCCTCAGTGGCCTCGCTGACCAACATCCTGACGCCCGCGCTCTTCTCCGGGACGGCCGAGTGGATCGCCAG GTGCCAGAACTGGGAGGGCGGGATCGGCGGCGTGCCGGGCATGGAGGCGCACGGCGGCTACACCTTCTGCGGCATGGCCGCGCTGGTCATCCTCCAGCAGGAGCATCTGCTCAACCTCCGGAGCCTGCTG CACTGGGTGACCGGGCGGCAGATGTGCTTCGAGGGCGGATTCCAGGGCCGCTGCAACAAGCTGGTGGACGGGTGCTACTCCTTTTGGCAAGCcgggctcctgcccctgctccatcGGGCACTCCATGCCAGGG GTGACACAGCGCTGAGCATGGCGCACTGGATGTTCGaccagctggcactgcaggaatacatcctcctgtgctgccagtgccCGGCCGGGGGGCTGCTGGATAAGCCAGGAAA ATCCCGGGATTTCTACCACACCTGCTACTGCCTGAGCGGGCTGGCCATTGCCCAGCACTTCGGAAGCGGAGACCTCCACAACGAGGTGGTCCTGGGTATCCCTGAGAACTGCCTG cagcccaCACACCCCGTCTACAACATCGCCCCAGAGAAGGTGGCGAGGGCAGTGATGCACTTCCTGCAGTATCCCGTGCCCAGCCTGGATCCGGCACCCACTGCCGACTAG